Proteins encoded in a region of the Agromyces protaetiae genome:
- a CDS encoding DUF5979 domain-containing protein: MARLVPHAHAHAHPGPVSRRPRSRRPVLRRVGAVLAALALTVTSAVMLPAAAVAAPNPAIVVGDVTVTSADGGQATVGDTLTVSGTWDATTADPHEGDTFTIGLPVELAFGQAVPFALTGPNPSGTNVTWANCLTDPATGIATCTLTSEVALYPELVQGTFEFDVQAVRATTEEQVVFNLNGSDVLVDLPGTGGIDDGIVIPDDWTKSGALNDDKWSMSWTIELPGARLAGQDVVNILEDVSDNHQLCDPSNLKVETVRGSTVVDVTSIAATSTEVADPYDFSIVLTAPDGGFDPGVTYRISYDTCTPDGQIDPQGTEYLNEATVDIWGETSGVIGVEQDWAFSGLLNKQGSVLGGANRNGVIQWTVTVAGDHLVGKDGFTFSDLLTGAHELCVDSAGGYTVRALSVEERYGPSQALTRSIGADLLGATAVSLERTSFTIDFDVVAGSGFEFRASDYLYVIRYQTCANTDGLPEAGTAFGNAASVDGAIDGGEATVPGRSEGKGGRINTAPVELDGVTYLPQTTLGWTITVPGEEVAEVGGPLTVTDTLTGAHEVCAGSGGDLVDRLGLRVEARDQISGGGLATVDLTESAAVALVEGQIIVTIPQPTLALPGGSSATGFSREYQYVVSYATCTTSGGMDAPGTTYGNAAEVAGNSYTQSVTQNNRGSGTGTGVTRGSVAIVKSLADTPGAAFVPENATFSVHVKEIDPTGAVQIEYDLQLPIDGAPVSGPNSRGTGWTVELSEPTFPTIPGVVFGAPVFAETDGVTVSEDGTVATAALVPASNIAVSLTNSAELGAAEIVKTVEGPAAGLVDADREFSMTAAIDVTALGAGFPAQPDRQFAVTAGETYVLEDLPIGATVTFSETQPTDDDVLTWSEPVIEPGSIQVLPAHLAEPVVISVTNTVERTVGTFALSKTVTGDEAENPAVPAEVTVTATWDEEGTPGSTTLTLPTDGTSVPFGADLLVGTEVTLTETPLVNGSGIAWGAPVWSGTGVELAGESAIVTIGRDASAAVALQNHAATSTAGISLLKGIGGEAAGEVDPDAQFPVTATWTDAEGVEQSRDLLIGALEPTSLGEELPAGTVVTITEGDRPEIDTVVWGSIVISGERVEDAGDGSATVVVSDLQDDVTLVTVVNEATWAPGTFSISKDVTGIALDHPDVPESVLVVATWLDDEEIEQSRELTVPTDGTVVDFGEVLPHLTEVTLTEVALADAPSFTWAAPQWAGTGVVANEDGTATLTIGAATVAEVELTNAAIASTGQLVLTKALTGAGAAKLPADRVFPVTATWTDLLGEQHERRVELKAGASATLEELPLGVEVRLVEGETERALPGDVRWTGVSWASDDERVRAVAESGVPAVVVTVSAEPGASVALTATNDYEVIPGLASTGLDLGPWQATALLGGVLALAAGAWLLVRRRRSLVE, translated from the coding sequence ATGGCACGCCTGGTTCCGCACGCCCATGCCCACGCCCACCCCGGACCCGTCAGCCGGCGTCCGCGTTCGCGGCGCCCCGTGCTCCGGCGCGTCGGCGCCGTGCTCGCCGCGCTCGCGCTCACCGTGACGTCGGCGGTCATGCTGCCGGCGGCGGCCGTCGCGGCACCGAACCCGGCGATCGTCGTCGGCGATGTCACCGTCACGAGCGCGGACGGCGGCCAGGCCACGGTCGGCGACACGCTGACCGTCTCGGGCACATGGGATGCCACGACCGCAGACCCGCACGAGGGCGACACGTTCACGATCGGGCTGCCCGTCGAGCTCGCGTTCGGGCAGGCCGTGCCCTTCGCGCTCACCGGACCCAACCCGAGCGGTACGAACGTCACGTGGGCGAACTGCCTGACCGACCCCGCGACGGGTATCGCCACGTGCACGCTCACGTCCGAGGTCGCGCTGTATCCCGAGCTGGTGCAGGGCACGTTCGAGTTCGACGTGCAGGCCGTGCGGGCGACGACCGAGGAGCAGGTGGTCTTCAACCTCAACGGCTCCGACGTCCTCGTCGACCTGCCCGGTACGGGCGGCATCGACGACGGCATCGTCATCCCCGACGACTGGACCAAGTCCGGCGCACTGAACGACGACAAGTGGTCCATGTCCTGGACCATCGAGCTGCCGGGGGCACGCCTCGCCGGCCAGGACGTCGTCAACATCCTCGAGGACGTGAGCGACAACCACCAGCTCTGCGACCCGTCGAACCTCAAGGTCGAGACGGTGCGCGGATCGACGGTCGTCGACGTCACCTCGATCGCGGCCACCTCGACCGAGGTCGCCGACCCGTACGACTTCTCGATCGTGCTGACCGCCCCCGACGGCGGGTTCGACCCCGGCGTGACGTACCGCATCAGCTATGACACGTGCACCCCCGACGGACAGATCGACCCGCAGGGCACCGAGTACCTGAACGAGGCCACCGTCGACATCTGGGGCGAGACCTCCGGCGTCATCGGCGTCGAGCAGGACTGGGCGTTCTCGGGGCTGCTGAACAAGCAGGGCAGCGTGCTCGGCGGAGCCAACCGCAACGGCGTCATCCAGTGGACCGTGACCGTCGCGGGCGACCACCTCGTCGGCAAGGACGGGTTCACCTTCAGCGACCTGCTGACCGGCGCCCACGAGCTCTGCGTCGACAGCGCGGGCGGCTACACCGTTCGGGCGCTGAGCGTCGAGGAGCGGTACGGGCCCAGTCAGGCGCTGACGCGCTCGATCGGTGCCGATCTGCTCGGCGCGACCGCCGTGAGTTTGGAACGGACCAGCTTCACGATCGACTTCGACGTCGTCGCCGGCTCCGGCTTCGAGTTCCGCGCATCCGACTACCTCTACGTCATCAGGTACCAGACCTGCGCGAACACCGACGGCCTCCCCGAGGCGGGCACGGCCTTCGGCAACGCCGCGAGCGTCGACGGCGCCATCGACGGCGGCGAGGCGACCGTGCCGGGCCGATCCGAGGGCAAGGGCGGCCGTATCAACACGGCACCGGTCGAGCTCGACGGCGTGACCTACCTCCCGCAGACCACGCTGGGCTGGACGATCACGGTTCCGGGTGAGGAGGTCGCCGAGGTCGGTGGCCCGCTGACGGTCACCGACACCCTGACCGGCGCGCACGAGGTGTGCGCGGGGTCGGGCGGCGACCTCGTCGACCGGCTCGGACTGCGGGTCGAGGCGCGCGACCAGATCTCGGGTGGCGGCCTCGCGACGGTCGACCTGACCGAGAGTGCGGCCGTGGCGCTCGTCGAGGGTCAGATCATCGTCACGATCCCGCAGCCCACGCTCGCGCTGCCGGGCGGCAGCTCTGCGACGGGCTTCAGCCGCGAGTACCAGTACGTGGTCAGCTACGCGACCTGCACGACCAGCGGCGGCATGGATGCTCCGGGCACGACCTACGGCAATGCCGCCGAGGTCGCGGGGAACTCGTACACGCAGTCGGTGACGCAGAACAATCGCGGCAGCGGCACCGGCACGGGCGTCACGCGCGGCTCGGTCGCCATCGTGAAGTCGCTCGCGGACACGCCGGGTGCGGCGTTCGTGCCCGAGAACGCGACGTTCTCGGTGCATGTGAAGGAGATCGATCCGACGGGCGCCGTGCAGATCGAGTACGACCTGCAGCTGCCGATCGACGGCGCGCCGGTGAGCGGGCCGAACTCGCGCGGCACGGGCTGGACGGTCGAGCTCTCCGAGCCCACGTTCCCGACGATTCCCGGCGTGGTCTTCGGCGCGCCGGTGTTCGCCGAGACCGACGGTGTGACGGTGAGCGAGGACGGCACGGTCGCGACCGCGGCGCTCGTCCCCGCGTCGAACATCGCGGTGTCGCTGACGAACTCGGCCGAGCTCGGTGCGGCCGAGATCGTCAAGACGGTCGAGGGTCCGGCTGCCGGCCTCGTCGACGCGGACCGCGAGTTCTCGATGACCGCGGCGATCGACGTCACGGCGCTCGGGGCGGGCTTCCCGGCCCAGCCGGACCGTCAGTTCGCGGTCACGGCGGGCGAGACGTACGTGCTCGAAGACCTGCCGATCGGCGCGACGGTGACCTTCTCCGAGACGCAGCCGACCGATGACGATGTGCTGACCTGGTCCGAGCCGGTCATCGAGCCTGGCAGCATCCAGGTCCTTCCGGCACACCTCGCGGAGCCGGTCGTCATCTCGGTGACGAACACGGTCGAGCGGACTGTCGGCACCTTCGCGCTGTCGAAGACGGTGACGGGTGACGAAGCCGAGAACCCGGCCGTCCCGGCCGAGGTGACGGTCACCGCGACCTGGGATGAGGAGGGCACGCCGGGCTCGACGACCCTCACCCTCCCGACCGACGGCACCTCGGTGCCGTTCGGCGCGGATCTCCTCGTCGGCACCGAGGTCACACTCACGGAGACGCCGCTCGTGAACGGATCGGGCATCGCCTGGGGTGCGCCGGTCTGGTCGGGCACGGGCGTCGAGCTCGCGGGCGAGTCCGCGATCGTGACGATCGGCCGGGATGCCTCGGCCGCGGTCGCACTCCAGAATCACGCCGCCACGTCGACGGCCGGCATCAGCCTGCTGAAGGGCATCGGCGGCGAGGCGGCCGGCGAGGTCGACCCTGACGCGCAGTTCCCGGTGACCGCGACGTGGACCGACGCCGAGGGCGTCGAGCAGTCGAGGGACCTGCTGATCGGCGCGCTCGAGCCGACCTCGCTCGGCGAGGAACTGCCGGCCGGCACCGTGGTGACGATCACCGAGGGCGATCGCCCCGAGATCGACACGGTCGTCTGGGGCTCGATCGTCATCAGCGGTGAGCGCGTCGAGGATGCCGGCGACGGCAGCGCGACGGTGGTCGTCTCCGATCTGCAGGACGACGTCACGCTGGTCACCGTCGTGAACGAGGCCACCTGGGCGCCGGGCACCTTCTCGATCTCGAAGGATGTGACCGGGATCGCGCTCGATCACCCGGATGTGCCCGAGTCGGTCCTGGTCGTCGCGACCTGGCTGGACGACGAGGAGATCGAGCAGTCTCGTGAGCTGACCGTGCCGACCGACGGCACCGTGGTCGACTTCGGCGAAGTCCTGCCGCATCTCACCGAGGTCACGCTGACCGAGGTCGCGCTGGCCGATGCGCCGAGCTTCACGTGGGCGGCGCCGCAGTGGGCGGGCACCGGTGTCGTCGCGAACGAGGACGGCACCGCGACGCTCACGATCGGCGCGGCCACGGTGGCCGAGGTCGAGCTGACCAACGCCGCGATCGCCTCGACCGGGCAGCTCGTGCTCACCAAGGCGCTCACGGGTGCCGGTGCGGCGAAGCTCCCGGCCGACCGGGTCTTCCCGGTGACGGCGACCTGGACGGACCTGCTCGGCGAGCAGCATGAGCGCCGCGTCGAGCTGAAGGCCGGGGCATCCGCGACGCTCGAGGAGCTTCCGCTCGGCGTCGAGGTCCGGCTCGTCGAAGGCGAGACCGAGCGGGCGCTTCCGGGTGACGTGCGCTGGACGGGCGTGAGCTGGGCCTCGGACGACGAGCGCGTGCGCGCCGTCGCCGAGTCCGGGGTGCCGGCCGTCGTGGTCACGGTGTCAGCCGAGCCGGGCGCATCGGTCGCGCTCACCGCCACGAACGACTACGAGGTCATCCCGGGCCTCGCGTCGACCGGCCTCGACCTCGGCCCATGGCAGGCCACCGCACTGCTCGGCGGCGTGCTCGCGCTTGCCGCCGGCGCGTGGCTGCTCGTGCGCCGTCGCCGCTCGCTGGTCGAGTAG
- a CDS encoding adenylosuccinate synthase, which translates to MPAVVLVGAQWGDEGKGKATDLLGSRLDYVVKFNGGNNAGHTVVVGDEKYALHLLPSGILTPGVTPVISNGVVVDIEVLFEELEGLESRGVDVSKLRVSANAHVITQYHRTLDKVTERFLGKRQIGTTGRGIGPTYADKINRVGIRMQDLFDENILRQKVEGALDQKNHLLVKVYNRRAIGVDEVVEELLTYVDRLRPMVTDTSLLLHQAISAGDTVLFEGGQATMLDVDHGTYPFVTSSNATSGGAVTGSGIAPNAIDRVIAVVKAYTTRVGAGPFPTELFDQWGDFLSEHGHEFGTTTGRRRRTGWYDAPIARYASRINGVTDFVLTKLDVLTGIERIPVCVAYDVDGVIMEEVPVSQSDFHHAKPVYEEFPGWSEDLSGARELSDLPANAQSYVRELEAMSGSRISAIGVGPERDQIVQVHDLLD; encoded by the coding sequence ATGCCCGCGGTCGTACTCGTCGGAGCACAGTGGGGCGATGAGGGCAAGGGCAAGGCGACCGACCTGCTCGGCTCGCGCCTCGACTACGTCGTGAAGTTCAACGGCGGCAACAATGCGGGCCACACCGTCGTCGTCGGTGACGAGAAGTACGCGTTGCACCTGCTGCCGTCGGGCATCCTGACGCCCGGTGTCACGCCGGTCATCTCGAACGGCGTCGTGGTCGACATCGAGGTGCTGTTCGAGGAGCTCGAGGGGCTCGAGAGCCGCGGGGTGGATGTCTCGAAGCTGCGTGTCTCCGCGAACGCCCACGTCATCACGCAGTACCACCGCACGCTCGACAAGGTGACCGAGCGCTTCCTCGGGAAGCGTCAGATCGGCACGACCGGTCGCGGCATCGGGCCGACGTACGCCGACAAGATCAACCGCGTCGGCATTCGCATGCAGGACCTGTTCGACGAGAACATCCTGCGGCAGAAGGTCGAGGGCGCGCTCGATCAGAAGAACCACCTGCTGGTGAAGGTGTACAACCGGCGGGCGATCGGCGTCGACGAGGTCGTCGAAGAACTGCTGACGTACGTCGACCGGCTGCGCCCCATGGTGACCGACACGTCGCTGCTGCTGCACCAGGCGATCAGCGCCGGCGACACCGTGCTGTTCGAGGGTGGCCAGGCCACCATGCTCGACGTCGATCACGGCACCTACCCGTTCGTGACGTCGTCGAACGCGACGTCAGGCGGGGCCGTCACGGGCTCGGGCATCGCGCCGAACGCGATCGACCGGGTCATCGCGGTCGTGAAGGCATACACGACGCGCGTCGGCGCGGGGCCGTTCCCGACCGAGCTCTTCGACCAGTGGGGCGACTTCCTCAGCGAGCACGGCCACGAGTTCGGCACCACGACCGGCCGCCGTCGGCGCACGGGCTGGTACGACGCGCCCATCGCGCGGTACGCGAGCCGGATCAACGGGGTGACCGACTTCGTGCTCACGAAGCTCGACGTGCTGACGGGCATCGAGCGCATCCCGGTGTGCGTCGCCTACGACGTCGACGGCGTGATCATGGAGGAGGTGCCGGTCTCGCAGTCGGACTTCCACCACGCGAAGCCGGTGTACGAGGAGTTCCCCGGCTGGAGCGAAGACCTCTCCGGCGCGCGTGAGCTCTCCGACCTGCCCGCGAACGCGCAGAGCTACGTGCGCGAGCTCGAGGCCATGTCGGGTTCGCGGATCTCGGCGATCGGCGTCGGTCCCGAGCGCGACCAGATCGTCCAGGTGCACGACCTGCTCGACTGA
- a CDS encoding DUF3151 family protein, whose translation MTADQTSPASVPSLADEPEVRAALAERERGAVGEVVAEHPSSPLAWAELADVADSKGRPVDAFAYAVVAVDLACEQLRDAGWEPGTPVVWSAEPNRAYLRALDAQRRAARALGLDARAERLAEELRAADAEAPARIASEFTPTQILSIADVEAAIGRATPTFAVVGDEVTTPGSLDAGGAAGAGED comes from the coding sequence GTGACTGCAGACCAGACATCACCGGCGAGCGTGCCCTCGCTCGCCGACGAACCCGAAGTCCGCGCGGCGCTCGCCGAGCGCGAGCGCGGTGCCGTCGGCGAGGTCGTGGCGGAGCATCCGTCGTCCCCGCTCGCGTGGGCCGAACTCGCCGACGTCGCCGACTCGAAGGGGCGACCCGTCGACGCGTTCGCGTATGCGGTCGTCGCGGTCGACCTTGCGTGCGAGCAGCTCCGCGACGCCGGCTGGGAGCCGGGTACGCCGGTGGTCTGGTCGGCCGAGCCGAACCGTGCGTACCTGCGCGCGCTCGATGCCCAGCGCCGCGCCGCGCGTGCACTCGGTCTCGACGCGCGTGCCGAGCGCCTCGCCGAGGAGCTCCGTGCCGCCGACGCGGAGGCGCCCGCGCGCATCGCGAGCGAGTTCACGCCCACCCAGATCCTGTCGATCGCCGACGTCGAAGCGGCCATCGGCCGCGCCACCCCGACCTTCGCCGTCGTCGGCGACGAGGTCACCACGCCCGGCTCGCTCGATGCCGGTGGCGCCGCCGGCGCCGGAGAGGACTGA
- the argG gene encoding argininosuccinate synthase yields the protein MSKVLSSLPVGERVGIAFSGGLDTSVAVAWMREKGAVPCTYTADLGQPDEPDVEAVPGRALEYGAELSRLVDCRSALVEEGLVAMQCGAFHIRSGGKTYFNTTPLGRAVTGTLLVRAMMEDGVDIWGDGSTYKGNDIERFYRYGLMANPRLRIYKPWLDSEFVTELGGRTEMSEWLQARDLPYRSSVEKAYSTDANIWGATHEAKKLEDLDAGVTIVEPIMGVRFWDESVAIAAEDVTVRFEQGRPVALNGVEYTDAVELVLEANRIGGRHGLGMSDQIENRIIEAKSRGIYEAPGMALLHLTYERLLNAIHNEDTIANYHNEGRRLGRLMYEGRWLDPQSLMLRESIVRWVASAVTGEVTLRLRRGDDYTILNTTGPALSYHPDKLSMERVGDQAFGPEDRIGQLTMRNLDIADSRARLEQYAQLGIVGGATAALVGDLAPGEAAEIAAGVTESDLEAATDAANEAAAFDLGTD from the coding sequence ATGTCCAAGGTCCTCTCCTCCCTTCCCGTCGGCGAGCGCGTCGGCATCGCGTTCTCCGGTGGTCTCGACACCTCGGTGGCCGTCGCGTGGATGCGCGAGAAGGGGGCCGTGCCCTGCACGTACACCGCCGACCTCGGACAGCCCGACGAGCCCGACGTCGAAGCCGTGCCCGGTCGCGCGCTGGAATACGGCGCCGAGCTGTCGCGCCTCGTCGACTGCCGTTCGGCGCTCGTCGAAGAGGGGCTCGTCGCGATGCAGTGCGGCGCGTTCCACATCCGCTCGGGCGGCAAGACCTACTTCAACACGACGCCGCTCGGCCGCGCGGTCACGGGCACCCTGCTCGTGCGCGCCATGATGGAAGACGGCGTCGACATCTGGGGCGACGGCTCGACCTACAAGGGCAATGACATCGAGCGGTTCTACCGCTACGGCCTCATGGCCAACCCGCGCCTGCGCATCTACAAGCCCTGGCTCGACTCCGAGTTCGTGACCGAGCTCGGCGGCCGCACCGAGATGAGCGAGTGGCTGCAGGCCCGCGACCTGCCCTACCGGTCGAGCGTCGAGAAGGCGTACTCGACCGACGCGAACATCTGGGGCGCGACGCACGAGGCGAAGAAGCTCGAGGACCTCGACGCCGGCGTCACGATCGTCGAGCCGATCATGGGCGTGCGGTTCTGGGACGAGTCTGTCGCGATCGCCGCCGAAGACGTCACGGTGCGGTTCGAGCAGGGCCGCCCGGTCGCGCTCAACGGCGTCGAGTACACCGACGCGGTCGAGCTCGTGCTCGAGGCGAACCGCATCGGCGGCCGGCACGGGCTCGGCATGAGCGACCAGATCGAGAACCGCATCATCGAGGCGAAGTCGCGCGGCATCTACGAGGCGCCGGGCATGGCGCTGCTGCACCTCACGTACGAGCGCCTGCTGAACGCCATCCACAATGAAGACACGATCGCGAACTACCACAACGAGGGTCGCCGTCTCGGCCGGCTCATGTACGAGGGTCGCTGGCTCGACCCGCAGTCGCTCATGCTGCGCGAGTCGATCGTGCGCTGGGTCGCCTCGGCGGTGACGGGCGAGGTCACCCTGCGCCTCCGCCGCGGCGACGACTACACGATCCTGAACACGACCGGCCCGGCGCTCAGCTACCACCCCGACAAGCTCTCCATGGAGCGCGTCGGCGACCAGGCGTTCGGCCCCGAGGACCGCATCGGTCAGCTCACCATGCGCAACCTCGACATCGCGGACTCGCGGGCACGTCTCGAGCAGTACGCACAGCTCGGCATCGTCGGCGGCGCGACCGCGGCCCTCGTCGGCGACCTCGCCCCGGGCGAGGCGGCCGAGATCGCGGCCGGCGTCACCGAGAGCGACCTCGAGGCCGCGACGGATGCCGCGAACGAGGCCGCGGCGTTCGACCTCGGTACCGACTGA